Proteins co-encoded in one Nicotiana sylvestris chromosome 7, ASM39365v2, whole genome shotgun sequence genomic window:
- the LOC104216274 gene encoding probable WRKY transcription factor 49: MATEELEELKNSWTYHDELIKELLDNESPFFLAPQDSNSTSCPSSTDNSVVTKSFISAVSSGPNMDDIESRLSVTSYGNPSHDVSYVRTFGLERGLNLMMSKQETNETKYTLRIKTCGNAMADDGYKWRKYGQKSIKNSPYPRSYYKCTNPRCGAKKQVERSSDEPDTLVITYEGFHLHFAYPFLTLDPTQFLEQPNKKPKLTNSKAHNEESENASEVDESPKCVNLSPVIDFEQKLGFGGMGSQGLLEDMVPLMVRNPSMKPTSSYSSSCSYSSPPTSPSFSWSNN, encoded by the exons ATGGCAACGGAGGAATTAGAGGAACTTAAAAATTCATGGACTTATCATGATGAGTTGATAAAAGAACTTCTTGATAATGAATCACCATTCTTTTTAGCACCTCAAGATTCAAATTCAACCAGTTGCCCCTCTTCAACCGACAACTCAGTAGTAACAAAGAGCTTCATTTCTGCAGTTTCCTCAGGGCCAAACATGGATGATATAGAGAGTCGTTTGTCAGTGACAAGCTATGGAAATCCATCTCATGATGTTTCATATGTCAG AACCTTTGGGTTGGAGAGAGGATTGAACTTGATGATGAGTAAGCAGGAGACTAATGAGACTAAATATACTTTGAGAATAAAGACTTGTGGTAATGCAATGGCTGATGATGGTTATAAGTGGAGAAAATACGGCCAGAAATCCATTAAGAATAGCCCATATCCCAG GAGCTACTACAAATGCACAAATCCAAGGTGTGGGGCGAAAAAGCAAGTGGAGCGGTCCAGCGATGAACCGGACACTTTGGTAATCACTTACGAAGGCTTTCACCTCCATTTCGCTTACCCATTTCTCACGCTCGATCCAACTCAATTTCTTGAGCAGCCCAATAAAAAGCCCAAATTGACCAATTCAAAAGCCCATAACGAAGAATCTGAAAATGCAAGCGAAGTTGATGAAAGCCCAAAATGTGTTAATCTAAGCCCAGTTATAGACTTTGAACAGAAATTGGGCTTTGGTGGAATGGGCTCACAAGGATTACTTGAAGATATGGTTCCATTAATGGTTAGAAATCCATCTATGAAGCCCACAAGCTCTTATTCTTCATCGTGCTCATATTCGTCTCCACCAACTTCGCCTTCATTTTCTTGGTCAAATAATTAG
- the LOC138873941 gene encoding uncharacterized protein has protein sequence MAPFETLYGPRYRSPIGWFESGQAKLFGTDLVKDALEKVKLIQERLHTAQSKQKSYVDQKAYALSFMVNEKVLLKVSPMKGIMRFGKKGKLSPRFIGLFEMLRYHADLPHMLDFSTIQLDESLGYEEEPVAIIDRQVRQLRSKRISAVLVISRSEWDIKTENSSVMSFKTYELSCALKRMDQDIVNVMGLIALTMQQLQTMRNSIFESLMESCLSFML, from the exons atggctccatttgagacTTTATATGGTCCGCGATATCGTTCTCCCATCGGGTGGTTTGAGTCAGGCCAAGCTAAGTTATTTGGTACTgatttggtgaaggatgccttagaaaaggtaaagttgattcaggagcgacttcaCACAGCacagtccaaacagaagagttacgtggatcAGAAGGCGTATGCTTTATCATTTATGGTGAATGAGAAGGTTCTCCtgaaagtctcgccgatgaaggggattatgagattcgggaagaagggcaagttgagcccaaggtttataggctTATTTGAGATGCTGAG gtatcatgccgacttgccacatatgttagacttcagcacaaTTCAGTTAGATGAAAGCctaggttatgaggaggagccagttgccattattgataggcaggttcgccagttgagatccaagaggatttctgcg GTTTTGGTTATATCGAGGTCCGAATGGGATATCAAGACTGAGAATAGTTCTGtcatgtcatttaagactt ATGAGTTGAGCTGTGCATTAAAAAGGATGGATCAAGATATTGTCAATGTTATGGGACTCATTGCTCTTACAAtgcaacaattgcaaacaatgaGGAATAGTATATTTGAATCTTTAATGGAAAGTTGCCTCTCCTTTATGTTATAA